The DNA sequence AAATTGAAAATGTGGGCGCCCAGGATATGGATGCAGAACGCATTCTCTCTCTTAATCCGGATCTGATATTCGTCAGCGGTTATCATCACAGCAGCCACGCGGATATTCTTGACCAGTACCGCGAAGCAGGAATAAATGTGGTCGTCGTTGAAGGTCCCGAATCGTTTGAAGCTACATACGAAACGATTGAAATGCTCGGAGAAGCGACAGGAACGACGGAAGAAGCCGAAGCAACAGTTACAGAAATGAAAGAAGGCATGACAGCATTAGCAGAGCAGTCAGAATCGATAGAAGAAGAGGACCGGAAAAAAGTCTGGGTGGAAGTAGCTCCGTCTCCGGACATTTTTACAACAGGTCAGGGAACTTTTATGAATGAAATGCTGGAAACAATCAACGCCGAAAATGCCGCGGCCGACTTTGAAGGCTGGGCAAGTGTCACCGAAGAAGAAATTGTTACGCTTGAACCTGATACGATCGTCACGACATACGGCTATTACGTCGATGATCCTACCGCAGAAATTACGGAGCGTGACGGCTGGGATTCCGTACCTGCGGTCGAAAATGAAGATATTTATAATGTTGACAGCGATACCGTAACCCGCTCCGGACCGAGACTGGTTGAAGGGGCGGAAGAACTTGCCGAAGCGGTTTATCCGGATGTTTTCGAATAAAACCTGGCTTTATTATGCGGGAAGTCTCCTGCTTCTTCTCGGGGCCGTCACGTTTGGGCTCTTTTACTCCAGTGTGACAGTGCCGGTTTCTCAGATAATGCAGATTCTGTATGCAAAAACATTCGGCCTTGAGCTTCCGGCAGAGCTTCCTGCCAACCAGGCTGCGATTATCTGGGATATTCGGCTCCCGCGCGTGCTTCTTGCTTTATTTGTAGGAGCATCGCTTGCACTTGCAGGCGCCGCCTTTCAGGGTCTGCTGCGAAATCCGCTTGCCGATCCTTATACGATCGGAGTTTCTTCAGGGGCGGCACTCGGAGCTGTTTTTGTTATCTTCTTTCAATTTACGATTGCAGGACTGGGAGGTTTTACTCTTCCAGTTGTTGCGATCCTATCCGGCTTCCTGACATTGATGGTTGTTTTCGGACTCGTCCGCTTAAGCAGCCGCAGTATGGCTATCGAAACGATTATTCTTGCAGGCATTATTACAAGCGCCTTTATCGGCTCGATTGTTTCACTTATTATTTCCCTTGGAGATCAGAACGAGATGACCCAGATTATCTACTGGCTCTACGGAAGCGTCGGCATGCGGGGTTGGAGCTTTGTGCAGCTGATCATTCCGTTTACGATCGCCGGAGTTCTTCTTCTGCTGACCCGTTACCGGGAACTGAACGCTCTCGCACTCGGGGAGGAAGCCGCCGGCCATATCGGAGTGAACGTTAAGCGCGGCAAAATCTTCATTTTGGGAGGTGCCTCCCTTTTAACCGGGGCAGCGGTAGCTGTTTCGGGGACAATCGGCTTTGTGGGCCTGGTAATTCCTCACCTCGTCCGGCTGATAACGGGACCCGACCACCGGCATGTCCTGCCTTTATCCATGATCGTAGGAGGAGCTTTTCTCATATCGGCGGACATTCTGGCGAGAAGCATCATCGCTCCGCAAGAACTGCCGATCGGCGTCATTACCGCGCTGATAGGTGCTCCTATATTTGCGCTGCTGCTGATTCGAAATCGGATAGGAAAGGGGAAAGCTATATGATAACAATTGAAAATATAACTGGTGGATACAGCAAAAAACCAGTGATCGACCAGGTTTCCCTCGAAGTGGATACGGGTGAATTTTTTGGGCTTCTCGGTCCGAATGGAAGTGGAAAGACGACACTGTTCAAGCTGATGAGCGGCGGACTGCCAGTAATGGACGGCACCGTGTTTTTAAACGGGAAATCCGTCCTGCACATGTCCCAGCTCGAACGGGCGCGTCATATAGCGGTTCTTTCCCAGGAAACGAACGTTTCCTTTGATTTCACAGTAGAAGAGATCGTCCGGCTCGGCCGCTATGCTTTTCAGAAAGGACTGTTTAAAACCCTCAGTGGTCGGGATAAAGAGCTGATCGATGAGGTCATGGAAATTACTTCAATCACCTGTTATCGGCATCAGCCTTTCCACATGCTGAGCGGCGGGGAAAAGCAGCGCGTTCTCCTTGCTAAAGCACTCGTCCAGGAGCCGGAAGTGCTGCTTTTGGATGAGCCGACGAACCATCTTGATATTAAACATACATTCGATCTGCTTGACGTTCTGAAAAGGTGGCAGGAAGAACGCAAACTGACCATATTTGCGATTCTCCATGATTTAAATATAGCTGCCCTCTACTGTGACCGCGTAGGCATTCTTCACGAAGGCAGGCTCACGAACGTCGGTTCTGTGGATGTTTTAAGGAAGCGGAGCGAGCTGGCAGAAATTTACGGAGTCGAAACGTGGACGCAGCCTCACCCGACTCTCGCAAGGCCGCAGCTGCTTATGAATCCGCATAAAAAGAAGCAGGAGCCGCTTTCGCTGCTCGAGGACTATTCATTGGAGCAGACAGAGGACGCGATAAGACTCTCTTTTCCGCAGCAGCTTCGGACAATCTCCAACGGTGTGGCAGGAGAAGGTATTCAATGGATGAAGCACTTTGTCAATTTCCACGTTGACAAACAATACGACAGCCGTACACCGAAAGAAGACGCGGAGCAGTGGCTCTTAAAACGGGGGCTGCCGGTAGAACAGTCGATCGGAATGATGACCGCCGTCCACCTGGAAAATGCCGTTATGAAAGAAGAGATTATTCACGGCAGTGCGATGCTTGTTCTCGTCACTGCAGGAACAGGAAACGCCGTGGATATAACGTGCCGGAGCACGGAAACGGCGGGAGAAAAAATCGGAACGATCAACACCTTCGTTTTTGCAGATGCCCATTTGACAGACGGAGCTCTCGTGAATGCATGCATGTCAGCGACTGAAGCAAAAGTAAAAGCGCTCCACGATGAAATGATCCGGGATCCAGTAAGCGGAACGATGGCAACGAGCACTTCCACGGACAGTCTTGTCATTGGTGTCACCCAGCAGGGAACGCGGACCCCTTACGCAGGTTCCGGTACTGCGGTCGGGAGCGGAATCGGCCAGCTCGTTTACGAAGCAACGAAAGAAGCGCTGCAGATGGACCGCAGCTGGAAGGAAGCCCGCCCGTGATCTTTTATACGACGGGCTTTTTGCTCGTTTCCGCCGTCCTTGTCGATTTAGCAGTTGGAGACCCCCGCAGAATCCCACACCCGGTGGTGATGATGGGGAAGTGTACTGCACGGCTCACAGCCCGCTGGAATGTGGGCTCGGAACGGGAAAAAAAGCTGCGGGGCACATTACTCGTTTTCTGTATCGTCGGTAGTGTATGGGCGGCCTCGGCCACCCTTCTCGCTGTCCTGGCTTTTATACATCCGCTCCTGGCAGCGGCGGCAGGCGTATGGCTGACGTCAACAACTATAGCGGTGAAAGGCTTGAAAGAGGCAGCAGAAGCGGTCCGAAAACCGCTTGAGGAAAAGAATCTTTCCGGCGCCCGGAACTCGCTTTCGATGATCGTCGGCCGTGATACAGAAAAATTGGAGGAATCAGAAGTAGTCCGGGGCACAGTGGAAACGGTAGCCGAAAACACGGTGGATGGAGTGACGGCCCCGCTGTTTTGGGCACTGATCGGGGGCGCACCGCTTGCTCTTGCTTACCGGGCTGTGAACACGCTCGATTCCATGGTCGGATATAAAAATGAGGAATTTTCGTCATTTGGCTGGGCGGGGGCCCGTCTTGATGATCTGGCAAGCTGGCTTCCGGCAAGGTTGACTGCTGCGGCGATGCTGGCAGGCGCCTTTTTTGTTCCCCATTCCCAAAAAAGGACTGGACTCCGTGTACTTCTCCGGGATGCCGGAAAGCACCCAAGTCCGAACAGCGGGTGGACAGAAGCTTTAACGGCAGGTCTGCTCGGAGTGAAACTCGGTGGAATTAACTATTACAAAGGAATACGGTCCGAACGCGCAGAAATGGGGGAAGGGACGCGACCTCTTAAAGCAGATGATATTTCCCGCTCGGTTCAATATTTATACGCTGCTGCTATCATATTCACTTTACTTTGCGCTGCCGCAGCAATAACTACCGGCTGGCAGATACCATTCGCTGGAAGATAAAAGAGCTTATAAAAACTCAGCATCTGATAATATCAGCTGCTTTTATTGAGAAAAATTTACTCCTGCCCCCTCCGTGGAGATCTTCTTCTTCCACTGACCTTCGTCGGTTTCCGCTTCGTTTTTCTTCACGGAAAGAGAAGTTCTTCTGTTTTTTATTTCGTAAAACCGGTGCCAAGGCGAACAACACGGAGCTTGAACAGAGTCACTCATGCAAAAGCCTTGCGCCATGCGGCATGAAAATGGACTTCTACAGGAATGGAACTTCATCTATACAGGTAGGGTCAAAGTTGTTCAAACGGGAGTCATCTTTATTAGAAGACAGATGCTGCTCTGTCTTTTTACCGTAAGCTGTAGTGGACATGGGGCGACTCCGGCCCGCCCGGAAAGCGTCCCCATGGAAACGAAAGCTGCGATTAAACAAAACATAAACTGAAAAATAAAGTTGACCTTATGTAAAACAGCTTCAAAAGAAAGCAAAGCAGCAGCGTAAAAAAAGCCGATAATGGTACAAAGGAGGATTTTGAATGAAATGGCCGGATCATGGCGGACAGCCTCATCTGCTGCAGAAGCAGCTACATATGAAAACGGACGAACTGCTTGATTTCAGCGCCAATATTAACCCCCTCGGACCGCCGGAATGGCTGGAAGAAAAAGCAGCGTCCGCGCTGAAGCGAATGCACCTCTACCCGGACCCGGACTATCCCGAAGCAGTCCACGCCATTGCAGCGGCGGAAGGAGTGGAGAGAGAAAACGTTCTTTTGACTAACGGAGGCGCAGAGGCTATTTTTCTGGCTTCCCGCCTGATAAGCGGAAAAAAGGCCGTCATTATCGAACCGGCTTTCAACGAATACAGCCGCGCCTGTTTTCATTACGCGACGGAAGTAGAAAGGTTTTTTTATAAAGAAGATTTCACTTTCCCGATAGAAGAAGTGATCAAGGCAGTTCCAAATGCTTCAGCGGTATTTATCTGCCGGCCGCATAACCCTTCCGGGACGGTCATGCCGGAAACGGAAGTGCACAGGCTGGCGGAAGAAGCATCCAAACATCATACCTACCTTTTCATCGACGAAGCCTTTATTGATTTTCTTCCGGAAGAAAAGCTGACATCGTTCATTGCTGATTATCGATTTGTCGTGCTTCTCCGTTCTTTTACAAAAATCTTTGCCGTCCCCGGACTGCGCTGCGGGTGTGTCATCGCCGATGCGGAAGTAATCGCAGAATTGAAAGGATATCAGCTTCCATGGAGCGTCAACGCTGTAAGTGAAGCCGTGATTCCTCCGATGATGGAAGATGAGGCATTCATCGATCAAACGATCACCTGGCTGAGAAATGAGCTTCGCTGGATCGACGGGCAGCTTTCGGAAAAAAGGTGGTATCGAAGCGGTTC is a window from the Alkalicoccus halolimnae genome containing:
- a CDS encoding ABC transporter substrate-binding protein is translated as MKKYQGLIVLSTAVMLTACGSGENEAGNNNANEEAAENAGAEKTNENEEAAAEENNEENAGSTDSDDNSGENAEASGEFPVTITDHAGEEVTIEEEPESIITLQPSDTETLFELGAGDRLVGVSEYCNYPEEALEIENVGAQDMDAERILSLNPDLIFVSGYHHSSHADILDQYREAGINVVVVEGPESFEATYETIEMLGEATGTTEEAEATVTEMKEGMTALAEQSESIEEEDRKKVWVEVAPSPDIFTTGQGTFMNEMLETINAENAAADFEGWASVTEEEIVTLEPDTIVTTYGYYVDDPTAEITERDGWDSVPAVENEDIYNVDSDTVTRSGPRLVEGAEELAEAVYPDVFE
- a CDS encoding iron chelate uptake ABC transporter family permease subunit, coding for MFSNKTWLYYAGSLLLLLGAVTFGLFYSSVTVPVSQIMQILYAKTFGLELPAELPANQAAIIWDIRLPRVLLALFVGASLALAGAAFQGLLRNPLADPYTIGVSSGAALGAVFVIFFQFTIAGLGGFTLPVVAILSGFLTLMVVFGLVRLSSRSMAIETIILAGIITSAFIGSIVSLIISLGDQNEMTQIIYWLYGSVGMRGWSFVQLIIPFTIAGVLLLLTRYRELNALALGEEAAGHIGVNVKRGKIFILGGASLLTGAAVAVSGTIGFVGLVIPHLVRLITGPDHRHVLPLSMIVGGAFLISADILARSIIAPQELPIGVITALIGAPIFALLLIRNRIGKGKAI
- a CDS encoding adenosylcobinamide amidohydrolase, whose protein sequence is MITIENITGGYSKKPVIDQVSLEVDTGEFFGLLGPNGSGKTTLFKLMSGGLPVMDGTVFLNGKSVLHMSQLERARHIAVLSQETNVSFDFTVEEIVRLGRYAFQKGLFKTLSGRDKELIDEVMEITSITCYRHQPFHMLSGGEKQRVLLAKALVQEPEVLLLDEPTNHLDIKHTFDLLDVLKRWQEERKLTIFAILHDLNIAALYCDRVGILHEGRLTNVGSVDVLRKRSELAEIYGVETWTQPHPTLARPQLLMNPHKKKQEPLSLLEDYSLEQTEDAIRLSFPQQLRTISNGVAGEGIQWMKHFVNFHVDKQYDSRTPKEDAEQWLLKRGLPVEQSIGMMTAVHLENAVMKEEIIHGSAMLVLVTAGTGNAVDITCRSTETAGEKIGTINTFVFADAHLTDGALVNACMSATEAKVKALHDEMIRDPVSGTMATSTSTDSLVIGVTQQGTRTPYAGSGTAVGSGIGQLVYEATKEALQMDRSWKEARP
- the cbiB gene encoding adenosylcobinamide-phosphate synthase CbiB is translated as MIFYTTGFLLVSAVLVDLAVGDPRRIPHPVVMMGKCTARLTARWNVGSEREKKLRGTLLVFCIVGSVWAASATLLAVLAFIHPLLAAAAGVWLTSTTIAVKGLKEAAEAVRKPLEEKNLSGARNSLSMIVGRDTEKLEESEVVRGTVETVAENTVDGVTAPLFWALIGGAPLALAYRAVNTLDSMVGYKNEEFSSFGWAGARLDDLASWLPARLTAAAMLAGAFFVPHSQKRTGLRVLLRDAGKHPSPNSGWTEALTAGLLGVKLGGINYYKGIRSERAEMGEGTRPLKADDISRSVQYLYAAAIIFTLLCAAAAITTGWQIPFAGR
- a CDS encoding pyridoxal phosphate-dependent aminotransferase is translated as MKWPDHGGQPHLLQKQLHMKTDELLDFSANINPLGPPEWLEEKAASALKRMHLYPDPDYPEAVHAIAAAEGVERENVLLTNGGAEAIFLASRLISGKKAVIIEPAFNEYSRACFHYATEVERFFYKEDFTFPIEEVIKAVPNASAVFICRPHNPSGTVMPETEVHRLAEEASKHHTYLFIDEAFIDFLPEEKLTSFIADYRFVVLLRSFTKIFAVPGLRCGCVIADAEVIAELKGYQLPWSVNAVSEAVIPPMMEDEAFIDQTITWLRNELRWIDGQLSEKRWYRSGSRVNFYLLADKTMGDQEPLLRWLMKKGIAVRHTYSFSGVDGRAVRTAVRSRKENEKLVEALKSWEDL